A genomic region of Oncorhynchus mykiss isolate Arlee chromosome 2, USDA_OmykA_1.1, whole genome shotgun sequence contains the following coding sequences:
- the LOC110501892 gene encoding FERM domain-containing protein 4A isoform X8: protein MAVQLMPESAVCLLMMTEGRRCQVHLLDDRKLELLVQPKLMAKDLLDLVASHFNLKEKEYFGISYTDETGHFSWLQLDRRVLEHEFPKKSGPIVLYFCVRFYIESISYLKDNATIELFFLNAKSCIYKELIEVDSEVVFELASYILQEAKGDFTSNDVTRSDLKKLPALPTQALKEHPSLAYCEDRVIEHYKKLNGQSRGQAIVNYMSIVESLPTYGVHYYTVKDKQGIPWWLGLSYKGIFQYDYQDKVKPRKVFQWRQLENLYFREKKFSVEVHDPRSRASVTRRTFGHSGIAVHTWYACPALIKSIWAMAISQHQFYLDRKQSKSKIHAARSLSEIAIDLTETGTLKTSKLANMGSKGKIISGSSGSLLSSGSQESDSSQTAKKDMLAALRARQEALEETLKQRLEELKNICIREAELTGKLPKEYPLDPGEEPPTVRRKIGPAFKLDDHKIKPKREEEELERLEREFAIQSQITEAARRLAGDPHVSSKKLRKQRKTSYLNALRKLQEIENAINEHRVRSGKKPTQRASLIIEGETTHMLRESLIRTTARNKQEANIGSEDSSLSDALVLDDDDPQVTGTPTFSPAASPQKGLPPRPPSHSRPPPPQSLEGLRHLHYSRSEYDKSPIKPKMWSESSLDEPYERVKKRSSHSSHRRFPSSGTCGEAGGSNSLQSSPIRSLPHWSAQSSMPSTPDLRTRTPQYVHSTRSVDISPTRLHSLVQHFRNRSSSLESQGKLLASDPDTHTHTDTLGALGSPDFFLAPGTRSSNGSDPLDDCSSCTSQSSSEHYYPGGAPGSNPNYSTLGEDSPSKARQRQRQRHRSAGHLGSSNSGSMPNLAAKNGSGCGGTGGAGTGSGQHGVYLHSQSQPSSQYRIKEYPLYVEGSPNPVVVRSLESDQEGHYSVKAQFKTSSSYTAGGLYKETWGGEEGGEGSGRLTPSRSQIVRTPSLGREGGGGGRAVVSDELRCWYQRSSGSLKERSHCGSNASDSGSLQGTLGHGRGNRVGTLAKGSPAASPHSQRSVTPSSEQAATPIPPCSPQHILNWQSGSFNDSCFLSSPLCSELADVQWYGHDKAKPGTLV from the exons GTTTTACATAGAGAGTATTTCCTACCTGAAGGACAATGCTACTATCGAACTCTTCTTCCTCAATGCTAAGTCCTGCATATACAAG gAGCTCATTGAGGTGGACAGTGAGGTGGTTTTTGAGCTGGCCTCCTATATCCTACAG GAGGCTAAAGGTGACTTCACCAG TAACGACGTGACGAGGTCAGACCTGAAGAAGCTTCCAGCTCTGCCGACTCAGGCCCTGAAGGAACACCCATCTCTGGCATACTG TGAGGACCGGGTCATAGAACACTACAAGAAGCTGAACGGACAGTCCAGAGGGCAGGCCATAGTCAA ttaTATGAGCATCGTTGAGTCTCTGCCTACGTATGGAGTACATTACTACACTGTTAAG GATAAACAGGGCATCCCGTGGTGGCTGGGCCTGAGTTATAAAGGAATCTTCCAGTATGACTACCAGGACAAGGTCAAGCCCAGGAAG GTGTTCCAATGGCGTCAGCTGGAGAACCTCTACTTCAGAGAGAAGAAGTTCTCAGTGGAAGTTCATGACCCCAGGAG TAGGGCGTCAGTGACCAGAAGGACGTTTGGCCACAGTGGTATAGCTGTCCACACCTGGTACGCCTGCCCTGCTCTCATTAAGTCTATCTGGGCCATGGCCATCAGCCAACACCAGTTCTACCTGGACCGCAAGCAGAGCAAG tCTAAGATCCATGCAGCTCGTAGTCTCAGTGAGATAGCCATCGACCTGACAGAGACTGGCACTCTGAAGACATCTAAACTGGCCAACATGGGCAGCAAGGGCAAGATCATCAGCGGCAGCTCTGGCAGTCTGCTCTCCTCAG GTTCCCAGGAGTCGGACAGTTCTCAGACAGCTAAGAAAGACATGCTGGCAGCACTGAGGGCCAGGCAGGAGGCTCTGGAAGAGACACTCAAACAGAGACTAGAGGAACTCAAGAACATCTGTATCAGAGAGGCg gagtTGACAGGGAAGCTTCCTAAGGAGTATCCATTAGATCCAGGGGAGGAGCCTCCGACAGTCAGGAGGAAGATTGGCCCCGCCTTCAAACTGGACGACCACAAGATCAAGCCGAAAAGAGAG gAGGAAGAGCTAGAGCGTCTAGAGAGGGAGTTTGCCATCCAATCACAGATCACGGAGGCTGCGAGGCGGTTGGCCGGTGATCCGCACGTGAGCAGTAAGAAGCTGAGGAAACAGAGGAAGACGTCGTACCTGAACGCACTGAGGAAACTCCAGGAGATAGAGAACGCCATCAACGAACACCGTGTCCGCTCTGGGAAGAAACCCACGCAACGCGCTTCGCTTATCATAGAGGGTGAGACTACACACATGCTGAGAGAATCGCTTATACGAACCACAGCGCGTAACAAACAGG AGGCCAACATCGGCTCAGAGGACAGCTCTCTGTCTGACGCTCTGGTCCTAGACGACG atGACCCCCAGGTGACAGGGACCCCCACCTTCTCTCCGGCAGCATCTCCACAAAAGGGCCTCCCTCCCCGGCCTCCCTCCCACAGCCGGCCCCCTCCTCCCCAGTCCCTAGAAGGCCTTAGGCACCTGCACTACTCTCGCTCCGAATATGACAAGTCCCCCATCAAACCCAAGATGTGGAGTGAGTCCTCGCTGGACGAACCCTACGAGAGGGTAAAAAAACGCTCCTCACACTCCAG tcACAGGCGGTTCCCCAGCTCTGGTACTTGTGGGGAGGCAGGAGGCAGTAACTCTCTGCAGAGTAGCCCCATCAGGAGCCTTCCTCACTGGAGCGCCCAGTCCAGCATGCCCTCTACCCCTGACCTGAGGACCAGGACCCCTCAATATGTACACTCCACCAG GTCTGTGGACATCAGTCCCACCCGTCTGCACAGTCTGGTTCAGCACTTTAGGAACCGCAGCTCCAGCCTGGAATCTCAGGGCAAGCTGCTGGCCTCCGAccccgacacacacactcacacagacaccctGGGAGCCCTGGGCAGCCCAGACTTCTTCCTGGCCCCAGGGACACGCAGCTCCAACGGCTCGGACCCGCTGGATGACTGTTCGTCCTGTACCTCCCAGAGCAGCTCAGAACACTACTACCCTGGGGGAGCGCCAGGCTCCAACCCTAACTACTCCACCCTGGGAGAGGACTCCCCCTCCaaagccaggcagagacagaggcagaggcacAG gtctgcAGGTCACCTTGGTTCCTCTAACTCTGGCTCCATGCCCAACCTGGCAGCCAAGAACGGTTCAGGGTGCGGTGGTACGGGGGGAGCAGGGACTGGGTCAGGGCAGCATGGGGTGTACCTCCACAGCCAGAGCCAGCCCTCGTCCCAGTACCGGATTAAAGAGTACCCCCTGTACGTAGAGGGAAGCCCCAACCCGGTGGTGGTGCGCAGCCTGGAGAGTGACCAGGAGGGCCACTACAGCGTCAAGGCCCAGTTCAAAACCTCCAGCTCCTACACAGCCGGGGGTCTCTACAAGGAGACCtgggggggtgaggaggggggagaggggagtggcAGACTCACCCCGTCCCGCTCCCAGATTGTACGGACTCCCTCACTGGggcgagaggggggaggaggggggagggcggTGGTGTCGGACGAGCTGAGGTGTTGGTACCAGCGCTCATCGGGCAGTCTAAAGGAGAGGAGTCACTGTGGCTCCAATGCGTCAGACAGCGGCTCGTTGCAAGGCACTCTGGGACACGGACGAGGCAACAGGGTGGGGACGCTCGCCAAGGGATCGCCAG CAGCGTCCCCTCACAGCCAGAGGAGTGTGACTCCCTCCAGTGAACAGGCTGCCACCCCCATACCCCCCTGCAGCCCACAACACATCCTCAACTGGCAGAGCGG gtcatTCAATGATAGCTGTTTCCTCAGCAGTCCTCTGTGTTCAGAGCTGGCAGATGTCCAGTGGTACGGACACGACAAGGCCAAACCTGGAACCCTGGTCTGA
- the LOC110501892 gene encoding FERM domain-containing protein 4A isoform X11, with the protein MSERPRHFSKMTEGRRCQVHLLDDRKLELLVQPKLMAKDLLDLVASHFNLKEKEYFGISYTDETGHFSWLQLDRRVLEHEFPKKSGPIVLYFCVRFYIESISYLKDNATIELFFLNAKSCIYKELIEVDSEVVFELASYILQEAKGDFTSNDVTRSDLKKLPALPTQALKEHPSLAYCEDRVIEHYKKLNGQSRGQAIVNYMSIVESLPTYGVHYYTVKDKQGIPWWLGLSYKGIFQYDYQDKVKPRKVFQWRQLENLYFREKKFSVEVHDPRSRASVTRRTFGHSGIAVHTWYACPALIKSIWAMAISQHQFYLDRKQSKSKIHAARSLSEIAIDLTETGTLKTSKLANMGSKGKIISGSSGSLLSSGSQESDSSQTAKKDMLAALRARQEALEETLKQRLEELKNICIREAELTGKLPKEYPLDPGEEPPTVRRKIGPAFKLDDHKIKPKREEEELERLEREFAIQSQITEAARRLAGDPHVSSKKLRKQRKTSYLNALRKLQEIENAINEHRVRSGKKPTQRASLIIEGETTHMLRESLIRTTARNKQEANIGSEDSSLSDALVLDDDDPQVTGTPTFSPAASPQKGLPPRPPSHSRPPPPQSLEGLRHLHYSRSEYDKSPIKPKMWSESSLDEPYERVKKRSSHSSHRRFPSSGTCGEAGGSNSLQSSPIRSLPHWSAQSSMPSTPDLRTRTPQYVHSTRSVDISPTRLHSLVQHFRNRSSSLESQGKLLASDPDTHTHTDTLGALGSPDFFLAPGTRSSNGSDPLDDCSSCTSQSSSEHYYPGGAPGSNPNYSTLGEDSPSKARQRQRQRHRSAGHLGSSNSGSMPNLAAKNGSGCGGTGGAGTGSGQHGVYLHSQSQPSSQYRIKEYPLYVEGSPNPVVVRSLESDQEGHYSVKAQFKTSSSYTAGGLYKETWGGEEGGEGSGRLTPSRSQIVRTPSLGREGGGGGRAVVSDELRCWYQRSSGSLKERSHCGSNASDSGSLQGTLGHGRGNRVGTLAKGSPAASPHSQRSVTPSSEQAATPIPPCSPQHILNWQSGSFNDSCFLSSPLCSELADVQWYGHDKAKPGTLV; encoded by the exons GTTTTACATAGAGAGTATTTCCTACCTGAAGGACAATGCTACTATCGAACTCTTCTTCCTCAATGCTAAGTCCTGCATATACAAG gAGCTCATTGAGGTGGACAGTGAGGTGGTTTTTGAGCTGGCCTCCTATATCCTACAG GAGGCTAAAGGTGACTTCACCAG TAACGACGTGACGAGGTCAGACCTGAAGAAGCTTCCAGCTCTGCCGACTCAGGCCCTGAAGGAACACCCATCTCTGGCATACTG TGAGGACCGGGTCATAGAACACTACAAGAAGCTGAACGGACAGTCCAGAGGGCAGGCCATAGTCAA ttaTATGAGCATCGTTGAGTCTCTGCCTACGTATGGAGTACATTACTACACTGTTAAG GATAAACAGGGCATCCCGTGGTGGCTGGGCCTGAGTTATAAAGGAATCTTCCAGTATGACTACCAGGACAAGGTCAAGCCCAGGAAG GTGTTCCAATGGCGTCAGCTGGAGAACCTCTACTTCAGAGAGAAGAAGTTCTCAGTGGAAGTTCATGACCCCAGGAG TAGGGCGTCAGTGACCAGAAGGACGTTTGGCCACAGTGGTATAGCTGTCCACACCTGGTACGCCTGCCCTGCTCTCATTAAGTCTATCTGGGCCATGGCCATCAGCCAACACCAGTTCTACCTGGACCGCAAGCAGAGCAAG tCTAAGATCCATGCAGCTCGTAGTCTCAGTGAGATAGCCATCGACCTGACAGAGACTGGCACTCTGAAGACATCTAAACTGGCCAACATGGGCAGCAAGGGCAAGATCATCAGCGGCAGCTCTGGCAGTCTGCTCTCCTCAG GTTCCCAGGAGTCGGACAGTTCTCAGACAGCTAAGAAAGACATGCTGGCAGCACTGAGGGCCAGGCAGGAGGCTCTGGAAGAGACACTCAAACAGAGACTAGAGGAACTCAAGAACATCTGTATCAGAGAGGCg gagtTGACAGGGAAGCTTCCTAAGGAGTATCCATTAGATCCAGGGGAGGAGCCTCCGACAGTCAGGAGGAAGATTGGCCCCGCCTTCAAACTGGACGACCACAAGATCAAGCCGAAAAGAGAG gAGGAAGAGCTAGAGCGTCTAGAGAGGGAGTTTGCCATCCAATCACAGATCACGGAGGCTGCGAGGCGGTTGGCCGGTGATCCGCACGTGAGCAGTAAGAAGCTGAGGAAACAGAGGAAGACGTCGTACCTGAACGCACTGAGGAAACTCCAGGAGATAGAGAACGCCATCAACGAACACCGTGTCCGCTCTGGGAAGAAACCCACGCAACGCGCTTCGCTTATCATAGAGGGTGAGACTACACACATGCTGAGAGAATCGCTTATACGAACCACAGCGCGTAACAAACAGG AGGCCAACATCGGCTCAGAGGACAGCTCTCTGTCTGACGCTCTGGTCCTAGACGACG atGACCCCCAGGTGACAGGGACCCCCACCTTCTCTCCGGCAGCATCTCCACAAAAGGGCCTCCCTCCCCGGCCTCCCTCCCACAGCCGGCCCCCTCCTCCCCAGTCCCTAGAAGGCCTTAGGCACCTGCACTACTCTCGCTCCGAATATGACAAGTCCCCCATCAAACCCAAGATGTGGAGTGAGTCCTCGCTGGACGAACCCTACGAGAGGGTAAAAAAACGCTCCTCACACTCCAG tcACAGGCGGTTCCCCAGCTCTGGTACTTGTGGGGAGGCAGGAGGCAGTAACTCTCTGCAGAGTAGCCCCATCAGGAGCCTTCCTCACTGGAGCGCCCAGTCCAGCATGCCCTCTACCCCTGACCTGAGGACCAGGACCCCTCAATATGTACACTCCACCAG GTCTGTGGACATCAGTCCCACCCGTCTGCACAGTCTGGTTCAGCACTTTAGGAACCGCAGCTCCAGCCTGGAATCTCAGGGCAAGCTGCTGGCCTCCGAccccgacacacacactcacacagacaccctGGGAGCCCTGGGCAGCCCAGACTTCTTCCTGGCCCCAGGGACACGCAGCTCCAACGGCTCGGACCCGCTGGATGACTGTTCGTCCTGTACCTCCCAGAGCAGCTCAGAACACTACTACCCTGGGGGAGCGCCAGGCTCCAACCCTAACTACTCCACCCTGGGAGAGGACTCCCCCTCCaaagccaggcagagacagaggcagaggcacAG gtctgcAGGTCACCTTGGTTCCTCTAACTCTGGCTCCATGCCCAACCTGGCAGCCAAGAACGGTTCAGGGTGCGGTGGTACGGGGGGAGCAGGGACTGGGTCAGGGCAGCATGGGGTGTACCTCCACAGCCAGAGCCAGCCCTCGTCCCAGTACCGGATTAAAGAGTACCCCCTGTACGTAGAGGGAAGCCCCAACCCGGTGGTGGTGCGCAGCCTGGAGAGTGACCAGGAGGGCCACTACAGCGTCAAGGCCCAGTTCAAAACCTCCAGCTCCTACACAGCCGGGGGTCTCTACAAGGAGACCtgggggggtgaggaggggggagaggggagtggcAGACTCACCCCGTCCCGCTCCCAGATTGTACGGACTCCCTCACTGGggcgagaggggggaggaggggggagggcggTGGTGTCGGACGAGCTGAGGTGTTGGTACCAGCGCTCATCGGGCAGTCTAAAGGAGAGGAGTCACTGTGGCTCCAATGCGTCAGACAGCGGCTCGTTGCAAGGCACTCTGGGACACGGACGAGGCAACAGGGTGGGGACGCTCGCCAAGGGATCGCCAG CAGCGTCCCCTCACAGCCAGAGGAGTGTGACTCCCTCCAGTGAACAGGCTGCCACCCCCATACCCCCCTGCAGCCCACAACACATCCTCAACTGGCAGAGCGG gtcatTCAATGATAGCTGTTTCCTCAGCAGTCCTCTGTGTTCAGAGCTGGCAGATGTCCAGTGGTACGGACACGACAAGGCCAAACCTGGAACCCTGGTCTGA
- the LOC110501892 gene encoding FERM domain-containing protein 4A isoform X12, with translation MTEGRRCQVHLLDDRKLELLVQPKLMAKDLLDLVASHFNLKEKEYFGISYTDETGHFSWLQLDRRVLEHEFPKKSGPIVLYFCVRFYIESISYLKDNATIELFFLNAKSCIYKELIEVDSEVVFELASYILQEAKGDFTSNDVTRSDLKKLPALPTQALKEHPSLAYCEDRVIEHYKKLNGQSRGQAIVNYMSIVESLPTYGVHYYTVKDKQGIPWWLGLSYKGIFQYDYQDKVKPRKVFQWRQLENLYFREKKFSVEVHDPRSRASVTRRTFGHSGIAVHTWYACPALIKSIWAMAISQHQFYLDRKQSKSKIHAARSLSEIAIDLTETGTLKTSKLANMGSKGKIISGSSGSLLSSGSQESDSSQTAKKDMLAALRARQEALEETLKQRLEELKNICIREAELTGKLPKEYPLDPGEEPPTVRRKIGPAFKLDDHKIKPKREEEELERLEREFAIQSQITEAARRLAGDPHVSSKKLRKQRKTSYLNALRKLQEIENAINEHRVRSGKKPTQRASLIIEGETTHMLRESLIRTTARNKQEANIGSEDSSLSDALVLDDDDPQVTGTPTFSPAASPQKGLPPRPPSHSRPPPPQSLEGLRHLHYSRSEYDKSPIKPKMWSESSLDEPYERVKKRSSHSSHRRFPSSGTCGEAGGSNSLQSSPIRSLPHWSAQSSMPSTPDLRTRTPQYVHSTRSVDISPTRLHSLVQHFRNRSSSLESQGKLLASDPDTHTHTDTLGALGSPDFFLAPGTRSSNGSDPLDDCSSCTSQSSSEHYYPGGAPGSNPNYSTLGEDSPSKARQRQRQRHRSAGHLGSSNSGSMPNLAAKNGSGCGGTGGAGTGSGQHGVYLHSQSQPSSQYRIKEYPLYVEGSPNPVVVRSLESDQEGHYSVKAQFKTSSSYTAGGLYKETWGGEEGGEGSGRLTPSRSQIVRTPSLGREGGGGGRAVVSDELRCWYQRSSGSLKERSHCGSNASDSGSLQGTLGHGRGNRVGTLAKGSPAASPHSQRSVTPSSEQAATPIPPCSPQHILNWQSGSFNDSCFLSSPLCSELADVQWYGHDKAKPGTLV, from the exons GTTTTACATAGAGAGTATTTCCTACCTGAAGGACAATGCTACTATCGAACTCTTCTTCCTCAATGCTAAGTCCTGCATATACAAG gAGCTCATTGAGGTGGACAGTGAGGTGGTTTTTGAGCTGGCCTCCTATATCCTACAG GAGGCTAAAGGTGACTTCACCAG TAACGACGTGACGAGGTCAGACCTGAAGAAGCTTCCAGCTCTGCCGACTCAGGCCCTGAAGGAACACCCATCTCTGGCATACTG TGAGGACCGGGTCATAGAACACTACAAGAAGCTGAACGGACAGTCCAGAGGGCAGGCCATAGTCAA ttaTATGAGCATCGTTGAGTCTCTGCCTACGTATGGAGTACATTACTACACTGTTAAG GATAAACAGGGCATCCCGTGGTGGCTGGGCCTGAGTTATAAAGGAATCTTCCAGTATGACTACCAGGACAAGGTCAAGCCCAGGAAG GTGTTCCAATGGCGTCAGCTGGAGAACCTCTACTTCAGAGAGAAGAAGTTCTCAGTGGAAGTTCATGACCCCAGGAG TAGGGCGTCAGTGACCAGAAGGACGTTTGGCCACAGTGGTATAGCTGTCCACACCTGGTACGCCTGCCCTGCTCTCATTAAGTCTATCTGGGCCATGGCCATCAGCCAACACCAGTTCTACCTGGACCGCAAGCAGAGCAAG tCTAAGATCCATGCAGCTCGTAGTCTCAGTGAGATAGCCATCGACCTGACAGAGACTGGCACTCTGAAGACATCTAAACTGGCCAACATGGGCAGCAAGGGCAAGATCATCAGCGGCAGCTCTGGCAGTCTGCTCTCCTCAG GTTCCCAGGAGTCGGACAGTTCTCAGACAGCTAAGAAAGACATGCTGGCAGCACTGAGGGCCAGGCAGGAGGCTCTGGAAGAGACACTCAAACAGAGACTAGAGGAACTCAAGAACATCTGTATCAGAGAGGCg gagtTGACAGGGAAGCTTCCTAAGGAGTATCCATTAGATCCAGGGGAGGAGCCTCCGACAGTCAGGAGGAAGATTGGCCCCGCCTTCAAACTGGACGACCACAAGATCAAGCCGAAAAGAGAG gAGGAAGAGCTAGAGCGTCTAGAGAGGGAGTTTGCCATCCAATCACAGATCACGGAGGCTGCGAGGCGGTTGGCCGGTGATCCGCACGTGAGCAGTAAGAAGCTGAGGAAACAGAGGAAGACGTCGTACCTGAACGCACTGAGGAAACTCCAGGAGATAGAGAACGCCATCAACGAACACCGTGTCCGCTCTGGGAAGAAACCCACGCAACGCGCTTCGCTTATCATAGAGGGTGAGACTACACACATGCTGAGAGAATCGCTTATACGAACCACAGCGCGTAACAAACAGG AGGCCAACATCGGCTCAGAGGACAGCTCTCTGTCTGACGCTCTGGTCCTAGACGACG atGACCCCCAGGTGACAGGGACCCCCACCTTCTCTCCGGCAGCATCTCCACAAAAGGGCCTCCCTCCCCGGCCTCCCTCCCACAGCCGGCCCCCTCCTCCCCAGTCCCTAGAAGGCCTTAGGCACCTGCACTACTCTCGCTCCGAATATGACAAGTCCCCCATCAAACCCAAGATGTGGAGTGAGTCCTCGCTGGACGAACCCTACGAGAGGGTAAAAAAACGCTCCTCACACTCCAG tcACAGGCGGTTCCCCAGCTCTGGTACTTGTGGGGAGGCAGGAGGCAGTAACTCTCTGCAGAGTAGCCCCATCAGGAGCCTTCCTCACTGGAGCGCCCAGTCCAGCATGCCCTCTACCCCTGACCTGAGGACCAGGACCCCTCAATATGTACACTCCACCAG GTCTGTGGACATCAGTCCCACCCGTCTGCACAGTCTGGTTCAGCACTTTAGGAACCGCAGCTCCAGCCTGGAATCTCAGGGCAAGCTGCTGGCCTCCGAccccgacacacacactcacacagacaccctGGGAGCCCTGGGCAGCCCAGACTTCTTCCTGGCCCCAGGGACACGCAGCTCCAACGGCTCGGACCCGCTGGATGACTGTTCGTCCTGTACCTCCCAGAGCAGCTCAGAACACTACTACCCTGGGGGAGCGCCAGGCTCCAACCCTAACTACTCCACCCTGGGAGAGGACTCCCCCTCCaaagccaggcagagacagaggcagaggcacAG gtctgcAGGTCACCTTGGTTCCTCTAACTCTGGCTCCATGCCCAACCTGGCAGCCAAGAACGGTTCAGGGTGCGGTGGTACGGGGGGAGCAGGGACTGGGTCAGGGCAGCATGGGGTGTACCTCCACAGCCAGAGCCAGCCCTCGTCCCAGTACCGGATTAAAGAGTACCCCCTGTACGTAGAGGGAAGCCCCAACCCGGTGGTGGTGCGCAGCCTGGAGAGTGACCAGGAGGGCCACTACAGCGTCAAGGCCCAGTTCAAAACCTCCAGCTCCTACACAGCCGGGGGTCTCTACAAGGAGACCtgggggggtgaggaggggggagaggggagtggcAGACTCACCCCGTCCCGCTCCCAGATTGTACGGACTCCCTCACTGGggcgagaggggggaggaggggggagggcggTGGTGTCGGACGAGCTGAGGTGTTGGTACCAGCGCTCATCGGGCAGTCTAAAGGAGAGGAGTCACTGTGGCTCCAATGCGTCAGACAGCGGCTCGTTGCAAGGCACTCTGGGACACGGACGAGGCAACAGGGTGGGGACGCTCGCCAAGGGATCGCCAG CAGCGTCCCCTCACAGCCAGAGGAGTGTGACTCCCTCCAGTGAACAGGCTGCCACCCCCATACCCCCCTGCAGCCCACAACACATCCTCAACTGGCAGAGCGG gtcatTCAATGATAGCTGTTTCCTCAGCAGTCCTCTGTGTTCAGAGCTGGCAGATGTCCAGTGGTACGGACACGACAAGGCCAAACCTGGAACCCTGGTCTGA